In Gracilibacillus salitolerans, the sequence TTCCACAAAAAGCATTAATTCAAGAAGCTGCTCCGATAAAGTATATTACCTGGACAGTTACGGGTATAACTTTTATTATTGGCTTGTTTATAGCCTTGTTTTTTGCTTATAGAAACAGTCGTCCGATAAATAATATCATTAAAACATTGAAAGATTATGCGGATCCAGATGCTAAAAATGAATATGATTTTTTGCATGGAAATATTTCGAAGCTGATTTCTACGAATACAGATTTACAAATGCAATTAACAGAGCAAAAACCTCTATTGAAGGATGCCTTTCTTAAGCAGTTATTGTCTGGAGAGGTGACGGAAAGAAATAGCAAACTTCATGAATTTGCAGAACAAGCAGATGTGAATTTATCTTGCAATCATGGTTATGTGTCTATATTGAAAGTAGAGGGTTATGAAGACATGTCAAGTAGCGAAATTTACCAGGAATTAAATACAATCCGCATATTTATAAAGCAAGAATCAATGAAAATATTTGATAATTTTTATGCGACCACTATTCATTCTGATAAGTTAGTTTACCTATTTTTAGATCAAGAAGACGATAAAGTCTTAAAAGAAGAGATCGAAAAAATGTTTACCTCCTTACAAAACCTATTTCAAGAGGAGTATCGGGTGTTATTAAAAATTGGTCTCGGCCATCCTTTTGATTCATTATCAGATATTAGTCGATCATATAATGAGGCAAAGCAAGCGATAGATTTTGCAAGTTTTTCTAATGAAAAGCAAGGCATGTATTGGTACGATACAGTGATGAAAGAAACGGCAGTATTCCATTATCCATTAGAGTATGAATTTCGATTATTAAAAAGTTTGAGAGAAGGTGAAACTTTAGAAGCAGAGCAAATTGTACATGATCTTCTAGAAGAAAACATGGACAATAGAAGCTTATCAGCTGATATGCATGAACAGTTTATCTATGAGTTAAAAGGTACCTTTTATAAAGCATTGGATCAATATGTTTTTCGCAATGATGAAACCGCTGAAACTTTGCGACAAAAGTTAAAGTCAATATCTATTGATGAAGGAATGCAAAGAATTGAAGGAAGATTATTGGAAGTTCTGCAACTTTATTGTGAATTTGTTAATAAAAACCGAAAGCAATCAAACCATTCTATTGTGAAAGCTATAAAAGACTATGTGCTCGAAAACTTCTCTTGTACAGATTTAACGATTTATACGATTTCAGAGCATCTTTCACGTCCAGAAAAGTATATTTCGCAAATATTTAAAGAGGAAACGGGAGAATACTTGTATGAATATTTAGAAAAAATAAGAATGGAAGAAGCGATGACGTTGTTAACTAATTCATCGAAAACGATCAATGAAATTGCAGAACTAGTGGGGTATAATAGTGCTCATTCATTTAGACGAGCTTTTAAGCGAGTACACAATATGACACCTAATCAATTTAGAAAAACAAGTGAATAAAGAGGAAAGTACGACATTACTGTGAGGTAATTATGAGATTTTATATGTGCTTTGCAATCGCTTCGGATAAAAACATCCCGCTGGAATAAAAGCCGACGCCTGTGCTTTTTAATGCTTTACAACTAAAGCAAGAATAATCATGTTGGCGAATTTACTATTTCCCATCAATTAATCATTATATTTCTTATCAATGTTATCAATATAAGCTGATTTATTGTCTAATTGGAACAATCCAAAATATTAGCATTTGCAATAGTTGTAGAGTCCCACTAAGCGTAGGCGGCCACTTCCACTCCAATGGGACTCGTTTTTTCTGAAGATCCACTTTTCCATGCGGTTTTTGCTTGGAAAAGTTAGCTGAAGAGAAAACCCCATGGAAAGGGAAGTGGGCAAGCCGAAGCGGTTTTTACGCACACAAATAATTTCATAATTACCAACTAGATTTGTGTCGAATAACCCTTCTAATACGCATAAAAATCCAAACGATTTGAAATAGTTTATCGAATCGTTTGGATTTTTTTAATTAAAGAATTCTTTTATCCCAGCTTCTTTTTATGGCTTCTTTAGTTCAAAATTATATAGGGTAAAAGGTTGTTAAAAATAATCTGCCGAAACGGGTATATACAGCGTTTCTAGTAGCGTTTCGCAAAATGCACCCTCCATCTTGATATGTACTATCCTCGTTAAAAGACCAAATAATCGGTATTGTACCCATTAAATTAAGTTGTCTGTATGCTGGTTTATAAAATCATGATAAATTCTTTGTAAGCGTTTCCTGTTGAGGAGAAATTTATAGAAGGGGGTAAAAATGAAATGGATCATTCAATTGATCAATCTAAAGAAATAAAGAAAATAACACAATGGCATCTTGCCAAAAGAAGTTTTCAAAGACATTGGCAACTA encodes:
- a CDS encoding helix-turn-helix domain-containing protein, which translates into the protein MERLESSKIFRRFLISYLVILIIPMVAGFISYQVSINTAEKYATINSRQVLNQSKKILEHSIDEIDRFVLQLSLDRDLNTLLNKDASEKRRIVSTLKQLDTKLSSYATTNETLEDLYIYLKNPDLIVTPGSVYYRPYHFYANDHYADMTMTEWEKTILNNERQIIPSKLYMQGESSSNVITYIQPLPMSDVSDHKGSIIIPIQNQLLNTLIEGVEQQFNGWAFILDENHQLITATGIDKERIAPLKEKVINNDGTINLENKTMLITEKSEKNDWLYVAGIPQKALIQEAAPIKYITWTVTGITFIIGLFIALFFAYRNSRPINNIIKTLKDYADPDAKNEYDFLHGNISKLISTNTDLQMQLTEQKPLLKDAFLKQLLSGEVTERNSKLHEFAEQADVNLSCNHGYVSILKVEGYEDMSSSEIYQELNTIRIFIKQESMKIFDNFYATTIHSDKLVYLFLDQEDDKVLKEEIEKMFTSLQNLFQEEYRVLLKIGLGHPFDSLSDISRSYNEAKQAIDFASFSNEKQGMYWYDTVMKETAVFHYPLEYEFRLLKSLREGETLEAEQIVHDLLEENMDNRSLSADMHEQFIYELKGTFYKALDQYVFRNDETAETLRQKLKSISIDEGMQRIEGRLLEVLQLYCEFVNKNRKQSNHSIVKAIKDYVLENFSCTDLTIYTISEHLSRPEKYISQIFKEETGEYLYEYLEKIRMEEAMTLLTNSSKTINEIAELVGYNSAHSFRRAFKRVHNMTPNQFRKTSE